A genomic region of Raphanus sativus cultivar WK10039 chromosome 6, ASM80110v3, whole genome shotgun sequence contains the following coding sequences:
- the LOC108836191 gene encoding acid phosphatase 1, with protein MARSLVLSLTLSFLFIGMVSARDWNILNQFKGLKSTTTTTSQKGIATLKDPNLTGYCESWRINVELHNIRDFTVVPQECVWFVQKYMTSSQYEDDVERAVDEAILYLGKTCCEKKKCDGMDAWIFDIDDTLLSTIPYHKSNGCFGGEQLNTTKFEEWQSWGKAPAVPNMVKLFHEIRERGFKIFLVSSRKEYLRSATVENLIEAGYHGWSNLLLRSGEDEKKSVTQYKADLRTWLTSLGYKVWGVMGAQWNSFAGCPVPKRTFKLPNSIYYVA; from the exons ATGGCTAGATCCTTGGTGCTCTCGCTAACCCTCTCATTTCTTTTCATCGGAATGGTCTCAGCTCGTGACTGGAACATCCTAAACCAGTTCAAAGGACTCAAGTCAACCACAACCACCACTAGCCAAAAGGGGATCGCCACATTGAAAGATCCAAACCTAACCGGATACTGCGAGAGCTGGAGAATCAACGTGGAGCTTCACAACATTAGAGACTTCACCGTTGTGCCACAGGAGTGTGTGTGGTTCGTCCAAAAGTACATGACATCCTCTCAGTACGAAGATGACGTGGAGAGAGCCGTTGATGAAGCCATCCTCTACCTCGGAAAAACTTGTTGCGAGAAGAAGAAATGTGATGGCATGGATGCTTGGATCTTTGACATTGATGACACTCTTCTCTCCACCATTCCTTACCACAAGAGCAACGGCTGCTTCGG TGGTGAGCAACTAAACACGACCAAGTTCGAGGAATGGCAAAGTTGGGGAAAGGCACCAGCGGTTCCAAACATGGTGAAGTTATTCCATGAGATCAGAGAGAGAGGTTTCAAGATCTTTTTGGTTTCTTCTCGCAAAGAGTACCTCAGATCCGCCACGGTCGAGAACCTTATTGAAGCCGGTTACCACGGCTGGTCTAACCTCCTCCTCAG GAGTGGAGAGGATGAGAAGAAGAGTGTGACCCAATACAAAGCAGATTTGAGGACATGGCTTACAAGTCTTGGATACAAAGTTTGGGGAGTGATGGGTGCGCAATGGAACAGCTTCGCAGGTTGCCCAGTTCCCAAGAGAACCTTCAAGCTCCCTAACTCCATCTACTATGTCGCTTGA